From a single Brassica napus cultivar Da-Ae chromosome C9, Da-Ae, whole genome shotgun sequence genomic region:
- the LOC106435095 gene encoding uncharacterized protein LOC106435095 has product MSKISNLDYAALNLSGENYLQWALDTKINLRSNELGDTIIKGNNETDKNRYRAISIIHHHLIEGLKDQYLTMENPLDLWTALQRRYDHHKTMLLPKARHEWKNLRFMDYKSVDEYNSILFKIVSMMRLCGEEVTEKELLDKTFSTFHSTNVLLQQHEMRPIGTSALPEANEAEKKDPKECNHVHDNNKSHGKGHSRFKGRGRDSYGQQGNHNNRGRGSIRGRRNYGRG; this is encoded by the exons atgtcgaaaatctcaaacCTAGACTATGctgcccttaatctctccggagaaaACTATTTGCAATGGGCACTTGACACAAAGATTAACTTGAGGTCAAATGAACTAGGTGATACTATCATCAAGGGTAACAATGAGACTGATAAGAATCGGTACAGAGCTATAAGTATTATACACCACCATCTCATTGagggtctaaaagatcagtacctCACCATGGAGAATCCACTAGACCTTTGGACCGCTTTACAGCGTAGATATGATCACCATAAAACGATGCTATTACCAAAAGCTAGACATGAGTGGAAGAATCTCAGATTCatggactataagtctgtggatgaaTACAATTCAATATTGTTTAAGATAGTCTCAATGATGAGATTATGTGGTGAGGAAGTAACCGAGAAAGAGTTGCTTGATAAAACATTCTCCACGTTCCATTCGACGAACGTGTTGCTGCAACAGca tgagatgagacccaTCGGAACATCAGCATTACCAGAAGCCAATGAGGctgaaaagaaagatcccaaagaaTGCAACCACGTCCATGATAATAACAAGTCACACGGCAAAGGCCATAGTAGATTCAAGGGACGTGGCCGTGACAGCTATGGCCAgcaaggaaaccacaataaccgtggtcgtggttccatcCGTGGCCGACGCAATTATGGCCGTGGTTga